One segment of Capnocytophaga sp. oral taxon 878 DNA contains the following:
- a CDS encoding toxin-antitoxin system YwqK family antitoxin, producing the protein MPKNKLLYLFFFTFCACKPIIYRLPPEYVIIIDRKATGYDISVDHFVRDYYFNSNGKFLRVNDTIVPSNYHIYKWFYIDNKRIELECIKIINGYLEGIYTINPDMPLKEIYYKKSKMAGKYIVYNTDRQILYRTYFTNGNGYWKDYYYKEGKIREEGKVVNHYKYGEWKYYNENGKIDSIKAYQLSDSIDVRFPHCLFNKNEPCY; encoded by the coding sequence ATGCCAAAAAATAAATTATTATATCTGTTTTTTTTTACCTTTTGTGCTTGCAAACCTATAATATATAGGTTGCCTCCTGAATATGTAATTATTATAGATAGGAAAGCTACAGGGTATGATATAAGTGTAGATCATTTTGTTAGAGATTATTATTTTAATAGCAACGGAAAATTCCTACGTGTAAATGATACAATAGTACCTTCTAACTATCATATATATAAATGGTTTTATATAGATAATAAAAGAATTGAACTTGAATGTATTAAAATCATAAATGGATATTTAGAAGGCATATATACAATAAATCCAGATATGCCTTTAAAAGAAATCTATTATAAGAAAAGTAAAATGGCGGGAAAATATATAGTATATAATACAGATAGACAAATATTATATCGGACATATTTTACAAATGGGAATGGTTATTGGAAGGATTATTACTATAAAGAAGGTAAAATAAGAGAAGAAGGAAAAGTTGTGAACCACTATAAATACGGCGAATGGAAATATTATAATGAAAATGGAAAAATAGATAGCATTAAAGCATACCAATTAAGCGATTCCATAGATGTTCGATTTCCTCATTGTTTATTTAATAAAAATGAACCTTGCTATTGA
- a CDS encoding CopD family protein — protein MYTHHILLIVHLIAATIWVGGHLVLAIGFLPKALKHNDFSYIGNFEKTYEPIGMPSLVVLVITGIIMAYDYSASFSTWFSFSTPIERVVSLKLMCLLTSVCFAISAQTRVLPQLRKGNMKKLPEMAVHIICVTTIGVLMVVLGSFVRIGGI, from the coding sequence ATGTACACACATCACATTCTTCTTATAGTGCATCTTATAGCAGCCACCATTTGGGTAGGCGGGCATTTGGTGCTGGCAATAGGTTTTTTACCCAAAGCCCTCAAGCATAATGATTTTAGCTATATTGGCAATTTTGAAAAAACCTATGAACCCATAGGGATGCCCTCATTGGTAGTGCTCGTAATTACAGGCATCATAATGGCGTATGATTATAGTGCGAGCTTTAGCACTTGGTTTTCGTTCAGTACACCTATAGAGCGCGTAGTATCACTTAAGCTTATGTGCTTGCTCACATCTGTATGCTTTGCTATTTCAGCACAAACACGTGTATTGCCTCAGTTGCGTAAAGGCAATATGAAAAAATTGCCAGAAATGGCAGTGCATATTATCTGCGTAACCACTATAGGCGTACTAATGGTAGTACTGGGTAGTTTTGTTAGAATAGGAGGTATATAA
- the pth gene encoding aminoacyl-tRNA hydrolase: MKKYLIACLGNIGGEYAHTRHNIGFMVADTLAKTHNVSFSTEKLGDLAEIKVKGRTFILLKPSTYMNLSGKAVRYWLEKEKIPVENLLVITDDLNIPFGTIRLKGKGSDGGHNGLKDIQSQLNTQNYARLRFGISSNFETGKQINYVLGEWTPEEQALLPERLEKCAEAVLSYGLAGLQNTMNTFNNK; the protein is encoded by the coding sequence ATGAAAAAATATTTAATAGCTTGTTTAGGTAACATAGGGGGCGAATACGCCCACACACGTCATAATATCGGTTTTATGGTAGCCGATACTTTAGCCAAAACTCATAATGTTTCATTCTCTACCGAAAAATTAGGTGATTTGGCCGAAATTAAGGTCAAAGGGCGTACTTTCATACTCCTAAAACCTTCTACTTATATGAATTTAAGCGGCAAAGCAGTACGCTATTGGTTAGAAAAAGAAAAAATACCGGTCGAAAACCTCTTGGTCATTACCGACGACCTTAATATCCCCTTCGGCACCATCCGCCTCAAAGGAAAAGGTAGCGATGGAGGTCACAATGGTCTTAAAGATATCCAAAGCCAGCTTAATACTCAAAATTATGCACGCCTTCGCTTTGGCATCAGCAGTAATTTCGAAACAGGTAAGCAGATAAACTACGTACTTGGTGAGTGGACTCCCGAAGAGCAAGCCCTCTTGCCAGAACGCCTTGAAAAATGTGCCGAAGCAGTACTTTCCTATGGCTTAGCAGGCTTACAGAATACAATGAATACTTTTAATAACAAATAA
- a CDS encoding DUF3828 domain-containing protein — MKKIIFTLLLSMSLSSIAQNTKDEGTKFLKTFYTKYINESFKNNEMDSYLSDCFNQKYPLLSEMLGVDVIVRAQDVTPQMLTNLQVTPIKNKWYKVSYLTNYNNKKERTNIYVKLNNNKITDIYPWHIDTDVIDAQPAPPAKIANTNALTFVKTFYENYLNAYFDCPNQAQKTLKAMQQKYCTQKFINKIASLKKYRKEDSNEYYYDPLIDNSYFDKSFLKSVTITQASGKIIFQYTNACNIKIQLHIHTQKSKDNTFLIDDVSIQ, encoded by the coding sequence ATGAAAAAAATCATCTTCACCCTACTGCTTAGTATGAGCCTCTCATCAATCGCCCAAAACACCAAAGATGAAGGCACTAAATTCTTAAAAACTTTTTATACAAAGTACATCAATGAAAGCTTTAAAAACAATGAGATGGACTCCTATCTATCCGATTGTTTTAATCAAAAATACCCACTATTGTCCGAAATGTTAGGCGTCGATGTCATTGTTCGCGCCCAAGATGTAACCCCCCAAATGCTCACAAATTTACAGGTCACACCTATCAAAAACAAATGGTATAAAGTCTCTTATCTCACCAATTACAACAATAAAAAAGAGCGAACCAACATATACGTTAAGCTCAATAATAACAAAATAACAGACATCTATCCTTGGCATATAGATACCGATGTTATCGATGCCCAACCAGCTCCCCCTGCCAAAATAGCCAATACCAATGCGCTTACTTTTGTGAAAACCTTCTATGAAAACTATTTAAATGCTTATTTTGATTGCCCTAATCAGGCACAAAAAACCTTAAAAGCTATGCAGCAAAAGTACTGTACCCAAAAGTTTATCAATAAAATAGCCTCCTTAAAAAAGTACAGAAAAGAGGATAGTAATGAGTACTATTATGACCCTCTTATTGATAATTCCTACTTTGATAAGTCTTTCCTTAAATCAGTTACTATAACTCAAGCATCAGGAAAGATAATCTTTCAATACACAAACGCTTGCAATATCAAAATCCAACTACATATCCATACCCAAAAGTCAAAAGACAACACATTCCTAATTGATGATGTTTCAATCCAATAA